The Propionispora vibrioides region ACTTAGTAGGCATTGGTTACGGTCTGGCAGCAGCAGCCCTGTATGCCAGTGTAATACTTATGAACAAGTTCATAAAAGGATTATCCGGTTTTGAAACAACGCTGATCCAGCTTTTTATGGCAGGTCTGGTATTGCTTCCCAGTCTTCTTTATAACCAGGGAATCCCATTAGCTTCACTGAATGGACAAGTTGTACTCCTGATCCTGGTTGTCGGCATCATACATACAGGCTTAGCCTACCTGATATACTTTTCATCCATGAAAGAAATAAAAGGACAAACCATTGCCATTCTAAGTTATATTGATCCGGTTACCGCCGTATTCCTCTCCGCAGTGCTGCTAGGTGAAGCCATGACTTATTCACAAATAATTGGTGGAATCCTGATCTTAGGCTCAACCTTCCTAAGCGAAACCGGTGAGGGCTTGATTCAAAAAATAACAAAATCAGCTTAA contains the following coding sequences:
- a CDS encoding DMT family transporter, with translation MKDQLKFITAMLIFGTIGVFVKNINLPSLDIAFLRAVIGCVFLICAGFIMGQTFSPTIIKKNIRILLLSGAAIGFNWILLFQAYKYTTIANATLSYYFAPMFVMILSPLILKERLTMIKIVCIIAAIVGLFMILNGDSTAPLSNTHLVGIGYGLAAAALYASVILMNKFIKGLSGFETTLIQLFMAGLVLLPSLLYNQGIPLASLNGQVVLLILVVGIIHTGLAYLIYFSSMKEIKGQTIAILSYIDPVTAVFLSAVLLGEAMTYSQIIGGILILGSTFLSETGEGLIQKITKSA